Within Candidatus Aegiribacteria sp., the genomic segment TTCTAAATCATGGCCTATGTGGGTGGGTGGAATCCTGCTGGGCGTAGGAAACATCTGTCTTTTCATAGTTCTGAAGCCCTGGGGCGCTTCAGGTGGAGTTAAAAACTGGGGTGACAACTTATTCAACCTGATGGGTGGGGAATTCGCCAACATGGGGGCGATTAGTCTATTCCCTTACTCTGTTCTGTGCATCCTGCTGATAATGGGTGCGTTTGCTGGAGCCCTCTTTTCCAAGCAGTTCGCCCTCAGATTTCCTCCTTTAGGCGAGCTTTTCAAGGGTCTTATAGGAGGCCTCCTGATGGGGCTTGGAGCCGTACTTGGTGTATCCTGTACCATAGGCGGGTTTTTCAGCGGCTGGCCTGCACTTTCACTTGGTGCGGTCGTTTTCACAGTAGGGCTCGTAATCGGCACATGGATTGCCGTTAAATACCTGCTCTTCGAAATTAACAGATTTCCGAAGTTAAGCAGCGGAAAAACCTCTTCGTTCCTGTCCGCTGGCAAGAACAGGGGATCCTGGCAGCCGTTCGCCGGAGCGGTAGTTGTATTGATAGGTTTGATAATAGCCTTCAGATACACCGGTACCAGCAGTGTACTCGCATGGTACGCAGCCATTGGTCTTTTCTTCGGCATGGTCTGTCAGCGGTCACGCTTCTGTGTCGTCAGAGCGCTTCGTGAGCCGTTCATGTCCGGAAGCTCTACTCCCGCAGTCGCAGTAATGGTGGGTATTCTGGTCTCTATGTTCGGTTTTGTCGTAATCAAGTTCATGGGCGTCAGGGGCGATATGATATGGGTATGGCCGCACTTCTGGGTGCCTGCCATCGTCGGAGGAACTATCTTCGGGTTTGGAATGACAATAGCCGGAGGGTGTACCGTTGGTTCTCTATGGCGCGCCGGTGAGGGTCATGTCAAACTCTGGGCTTCCATTGCCGGTATGATTGTTGCAATGCCACTTACGGCGAAGTTCATTAAACCCGCTTTCTTCGACGCTCTTCCCGAAAGCCTGAAGCAGCAGTTTTTCCTGCCGGAGAAGATTGGCTATGGAGCAGCAGTTGGTGTATTCCTGGCAATCATGCTTCTCTGGTACCTTTTTGTGAAATGGAACGAGCGGACAGGTAAGTTCTCCGCTTACTAGTAGAGGAAACATCCTGATCCGACCGAGCTGATCAGAACAGGGGCGGGATCTCTCCCGCCCCATTTCTCATTTATGGGCAGGGCTTGCATTCGATCATTAATATCGTAATCATGGTAGTATGTTTGTATTGATGCGGGCTAGGACCGAATGAGAGGATTCAGGTAACTTTTCTCTTGAATATCTTAACAAGAAACGTTGAATTGACTATGGGAGAGGCATTTCTTGAATACCTTAATGCATTGAACTCACCCCGAGATCTTGTCGACAGCGTGTTAATAGGTTTTACGGAGAGGTTATCTGATTATCATAGTTTCATTCGAAATATGGACAGGGATGTAGATCCGATGTCATACGATATAGGAAAAAAACTAAGAGCTCTTGGCGCTCCAATGGAATCCTATAAAATAATGAAAGCGGATGCGCATCATTACGAATACAGAGGTAATGAAAAAATGTTCTGGCTGCAGATGTATCTTGCGGGAGCATTTGCCAATCTGGGATACCCGACAGAAAGCATTGAAAAGGAAGCGGCATGTTACTGTGAAAAATTGAAAAGTGAAAAGAAAAACCTGCTGTTCTTACCTTTATTTCTTAACAATTACGCGGGAATACTTCATATCTATCGTGAGAATTATGCCGATGCGAATTACGTTTATCGGGAAGCTGTCTCTGAAATAAGAAAAGTTAACCCTGAGCAGTTTGAAAGCGCAACTGAAAGGAAATACCTCTGGGCAACCAAAATGATATCTAATAACTATATAGATTCATTGCTCGTTACAGAAAGGACGATAAAGGAAGAAGAGGAATTGGAACGGGTATTAAGTATTGCGGAAGAAAAAATGGAAGAAACCGAATCAGAACCAGCCAGATGTCTTACGCTGCTGAATAAAGCCGAAGCAAGAGCAAGGAGAGGTAGGCCTGAAGAGGCTGATGAAATTCTTGAGGGAATAATCAGAGATGTAAGCGAGAATACCAGAGGATTGGTAGAACCGGGTTATCATCGGATAAAAGCTCTTGTACTGGCGAATAAGGGAAACTCGGAGAAGAGTATTGAATTGATGATCCGTTCTCTGGATGATGCGGGATACTACGGGAATACGCTTTCGGAAACGCTGACGATGAGAGATGGACTTCACG encodes:
- a CDS encoding YeeE/YedE family protein, coding for MSESGSKKKGSLRELYDIFFSKSWPMWVGGILLGVGNICLFIVLKPWGASGGVKNWGDNLFNLMGGEFANMGAISLFPYSVLCILLIMGAFAGALFSKQFALRFPPLGELFKGLIGGLLMGLGAVLGVSCTIGGFFSGWPALSLGAVVFTVGLVIGTWIAVKYLLFEINRFPKLSSGKTSSFLSAGKNRGSWQPFAGAVVVLIGLIIAFRYTGTSSVLAWYAAIGLFFGMVCQRSRFCVVRALREPFMSGSSTPAVAVMVGILVSMFGFVVIKFMGVRGDMIWVWPHFWVPAIVGGTIFGFGMTIAGGCTVGSLWRAGEGHVKLWASIAGMIVAMPLTAKFIKPAFFDALPESLKQQFFLPEKIGYGAAVGVFLAIMLLWYLFVKWNERTGKFSAY
- a CDS encoding HD domain-containing protein, with amino-acid sequence MNILTRNVELTMGEAFLEYLNALNSPRDLVDSVLIGFTERLSDYHSFIRNMDRDVDPMSYDIGKKLRALGAPMESYKIMKADAHHYEYRGNEKMFWLQMYLAGAFANLGYPTESIEKEAACYCEKLKSEKKNLLFLPLFLNNYAGILHIYRENYADANYVYREAVSEIRKVNPEQFESATERKYLWATKMISNNYIDSLLVTERTIKEEEELERVLSIAEEKMEETESEPARCLTLLNKAEARARRGRPEEADEILEGIIRDVSENTRGLVEPGYHRIKALVLANKGNSEKSIELMIRSLDDAGYYGNTLSETLTMRDGLHVYNILASKKGKKDLHIFFREKGLFEYLLKVLRIKDWYLGSEHTENVKKTAVGIAEVLSLNHDEIKLIGTSAQLHDIGKCAIPWYSLNKIAPLDDLDWEVIKIHPAEGARMLRKLDLEKEAEIAEDHHERIDGSGYPEGKKNISLETEIVAISDTYSAAITPNRRYRIPKMPMDVLYELKKGKIGKFSSRVIISLEKYVGERK